Proteins co-encoded in one Malus sylvestris chromosome 7, drMalSylv7.2, whole genome shotgun sequence genomic window:
- the LOC126628547 gene encoding uncharacterized protein LOC126628547 yields MKSKKEQTDKEILDTFRKVQVNLPLLDAIKQVPKYAKFLKELCTNKRTFNDQEIVALSEEVSAVLQRKLPPKLKDAGSFTIPCVIGGKEFGRALCDLGASINLMPYSVYESLNLGDLKKTKVVIQLVDRSNRYPKGLLEDVLVQVNELIFPADFFVLEMEHDPMRTTLPLILGRPFLRTARTKIDVYDSTLTMEIDGESVKFKIFNAMRYPSDFESCLSIDVFDYFVQDCFNEGVGQNNLEKALVHSITHGNFNYSEHIEEELIQTVAALESLSPIRGKSSSYFISFPTSNKKTLPSVIQAPKLELKPILEHLKYAFLGEDETLPVIISSQLTAEEREKLIRVLKDHKTAIAWSIADIKGINPATCMHRIMLKEGVKPIREAQRHLNPLMMTVVKKEVIKLFDVGIIYPISDSKWVSPVQVVPKRSRVIVVKNEANELVPTRVQNSWRVCTDYRKINSTTCKDHFPVSFIDQMLERLASHSHYCFLDGYSGYNQIAVAPEDQEKTTFTCPFGTFAYRRMPFGLCNAPATFQRCML; encoded by the exons atgaaGTCTAAGAAAGAGCAAACTGATAAGGAAATCTTGGATACTTTCCGGAAAGTCCAAGTGAACTTACCTCTTTTAGATGCCATAAAACAAGTGCCCAAGTATGCAAAGTTCCTTAAAGAGCTTTGTACGAACAAGAGGACATTCAATGATCAAGAAATTGTGGCATTAAGCGAGGAAGTATCAGCTGTTTTGCAGAGGAAGCTGCCACCGAAGTTGAAAGATGccggtagctttaccattccatGTGTAATCGGAGGGAAAGAGTTTGGGAGAGCATTGTGTGATTTGGGTGCATCCATCAATTTGATGCCATATTCAGTGTATGAATCAttgaaccttggagacttgAAGAAAACAAAGGTAGTAATCCAGTTGGTAGATCGTTCAAATAGATATCCCAAAGGCCTATTGGAGGATGTACTTGTGCAAGTGAATGAGCTCATTTTTCCCGCTGACTTTTTTGTTCTTGAGATGGAACATGACCCTATGCGTACTACACTTCCTCTTATATTGGGAAGACCATTCCTTAGAACGGCACGTACGAAGATTGATGTCTATGATAGTACCTTAACCATGGAAATTGATGGGGAAAGCGTCAAGTTCAAAATCTTCAATGCTATGAGGTACCCTAGTGATTTTGAATCTTGTTTGTCTATTGATGTGTTTGACTATTTTGTGCAGGATTGTTTTAATGAAGGTGTGGGACAAAATAATTTAGAGAAGGCATTAGTGCATAGCATTACACatggaaattttaattattcagAGCACATTGAAGAAGAATTAATCCAAACAGTGGCCGCTCTTGAGTCTCTTTCACCAATTCGTGGTAAGTcttcttcctattttatttcttttcctaCTTCTAACAAAAAAACTCttccttctgtgattcaggcacccaaaTTGGAGCTTAAACCGATTCTTGAAcatttgaagtatgcatttttGGGAGAGGATGAAACATTACCGGTCAtcatatcatcacaactcacagcaGAAGAGAGGGAGAAACTGATTCGCGTATTGAAGGATCACAAAACTGCCATAGCTTGGAGTATTGCAgatatcaaaggtataaatccaGCTACATGTATGCATAGGATTATGTTGAAGGAAGGTGTAAAACCAATaagggaagctcaacgccatTTGAACCCACTTATGATGACGGTTGTCAAGAAAGAGGTTATCAAACTTTTTGATGTTGGCATCATATATCCTATCTCGGACAGCAAGTGGGTGAGCCCCGTTCAAGTAGTTCCAAAGCGATCCAGAGTCATAGTTGTTAAGAATGAAGCTAATGAGCTAGTGCCTACACGTGTGCAAAATAGTTGGAGAGTCTGTACAGACTATCGAAAGATAAATAGCACCACATGCAAGGATCACTTTCCAGTctcattcattgatcaaatgttagaaaggttagctAGTCATTCtcattattgctttcttgatggctattctggatataatcagattgcaGTTGCTCCGGAGGATCAAGAAAAAACGACTTTCACATGCCCATTTGGCACATTTGCATACCGGAGGATGCCGTTTGGACTTTGCAATGCTCccgccacatttcaaaggtgtatg ctttga
- the LOC126630085 gene encoding uncharacterized protein LOC126630085, with amino-acid sequence MHTRRSKSIDLASYDPELERTLRKLQRKIKQKRASVSLPPSSPPHLSSEEEEEPQEGMADNRTLRELATPNTDQQPLCITYPNAEGEFELKSGMIHYLPKFHGFSTEDANKHLVEFHVVCSGMRPSNVDEEQVKLRAFPFTLEAKAKDWLYNLPLGSMNTWNQVKQAFLEQYFLATKAASIRKDICAIRQQHGEPFGDYYERFTHLVASCPNHQISEHLLIQYFYEGLCGIDRVMLDAASGGAFMDKTPTNAKALLKNIAGNTRQFGGRDELPLEKVNEVMVAPKQVCGVCSMIGHATDMCPSLMDQGGFEQANALGGFQEQQRQKYNPYSNNYNAGWRDHPHLKWNNQDNGQQSVPNNYNRPPGFFQARSQKTDKAIENLERQMSQLASLMGQQHQPGRLPSQTVVNPNEEQMNVVTLRSGKEVFEQSMMQKRTRKDTNEQEELQTKNLEQDEASTETEIEHKRF; translated from the exons ATGCATACTCGAAGGTCCAAGAGCATTGATCTTGCTTCCTACGATCCTGAGCTTGAACGAAcacttcgaaagcttcagagAAAAATCAAGCAGAAGCGTGCATCGGTGTCTTTACCACCATCTTCTCCACCACATTTGAGTtcagaagaggaggaagaaccaCAAGAAGGCATGGCTGATAACCGTACTTTGAGGGAATTGGCAACGCCAAATACGGATCAACAACCATTGTGCATCACATATCCAAATGCAGAAGGAGAATTTGAGCTCAAGTCCGGCATGATTCACTACTTGCCTAAGTTCCATGGCTTCTCAACAGAGGATGCCAACAAGCATCTCGTGGAGTTTCACGTGGTATGCTCGGGAATGAGACCATCAAATGTTGATGAGGAGCAAGTCAAGTTGAGGGCATTCCCATTTACATTAGAAGCTAAGGCAAAGGATTGGCTTTACAATTTACCTCTGGGATCAATGAACACATGGAACCAGGTGAAGCAAGCATTCTTGGAGCAATATTTTCTGGCCACAAAAGCTGCAAGCATAAGGAAGGACATATGTGCAATCCGACAACAACATGGAGAACCCTTTGGAGATTACTATGAGCGATTCACACATTTGGTTGCATCTTGTCCTAATCATCAAATTTCAGAGCATCTTTTAATACAGTATTTTTATGAAGGATTGTGTGGTATTGATCGTGTAATGCTTGATGCAGCAAGTGGAGGAGCATTCATGGACAAGACACCAACAAATGCTAAGGCATTATTAAAGAACATTGCTGGAAATACACGACAATTTGGAGGGAGAGATGAGCTACCTCTTGAgaaagttaatgag GTTATGGTGGCTCCAAAACAGGTGTGCGGTGTATGTTCAATGATAGGACATGCCACGGACATGTGCCCTTCATTGATGGATCAAGGTGGTTTTGAGCAAGCTAATGCGTTAGGAGGGTTTCAGGAGCAACAAAGGCAAAAGTATaatccatactccaacaactATAACGCGGGGTGGCGCGATCATCCACACTTAAAGTGGAACAATCAAGACAATGGACAACAATCTGTTCCCAACAACTATAACCGTCCACCTGGCTTCTTTCAAGCAAGATCGCAG AAAACAGACAAAGCAATTGAAAACCTTGAGCGCCAAATGAGTCAGTTAGCAAGTTTGATGGGGCAACAACACCAACCAGGAAGGTTGCCTAGCCAGACCGTGGTGAATCCAAATGAGGAGCAGATGAATGTTGTGActttaaggagtggaaaagaagtttttgAGCAATCAATGATGCAAAAGAGGACTAGAAAAGATACAAATGAGCAAGAGGAGCTACAAACCAAGAATCTTGAGCAAGATGAGGCTTCAACAGAAACGGAAATTGAACACAAAAGATTCTGA